The Nocardioides salarius genome includes a region encoding these proteins:
- a CDS encoding class I SAM-dependent DNA methyltransferase, translated as MARQAKKAQPKSLEQRLWDAADALRGNQEPSEYKHVVLGLVFLKYISDRFEARRKDIEAALADPNSPDYIPNEARRQTFLEDRDEYRSHNIFWVPTDARWESIQAQAKLPEIGQVIDTAMDLIEKENPSIRGVLPRNYGREGLDKGRLGQLVDLIGSIGFTESDDHGSDDVLGRVYEYFLGQFAGKETGKDAGAFYTPRSVVKTLVEMLEPFHGRVYDPACGSGGMFVQSAEFVKAHGGKRTDISVYGQEFTDTTWKLAKMNLALRGIEADLGDRSADSFTQDLHPDLRADFVIANPPFNVSNWWDAKLQDDPRWKHGTPPSSNANFAWVQHFIHHLSPKGTAGFVLANGSLASTSGGEGEIRRSLIECDLVDCIVAMPDKLFFNTGIPVTLWFVSKERDGNGHRRRTGEVLFIDARKLGKMETRRLRVLDDADIAKISDTYHAWRNHDGGYADLAGFAKAASLEEIAARNFVLTPGQYVGVEEALLDDEPIDDKVNRLVGELKDVLAEGELLEAEIWKNLRELGYDV; from the coding sequence GTGGCACGCCAGGCCAAGAAGGCTCAGCCCAAGTCGCTCGAACAGCGGCTCTGGGATGCGGCTGACGCCCTCCGCGGCAACCAGGAGCCGTCGGAGTACAAGCACGTCGTGCTCGGCCTGGTCTTCCTCAAGTACATCTCTGACCGGTTCGAGGCCAGGCGTAAGGACATCGAGGCAGCGCTCGCTGATCCGAACTCACCGGACTACATCCCCAACGAAGCCCGCCGCCAGACCTTCCTCGAGGACCGCGACGAGTACCGCTCGCACAACATCTTCTGGGTACCGACCGACGCGCGCTGGGAGTCCATCCAGGCCCAGGCCAAGCTGCCGGAGATCGGCCAGGTCATCGACACAGCGATGGACCTGATCGAGAAGGAGAACCCCTCGATCCGGGGTGTGCTGCCCCGCAACTACGGCCGAGAAGGGCTCGACAAAGGACGACTCGGTCAGCTCGTCGACCTCATCGGCTCGATCGGCTTCACCGAGTCCGACGACCACGGATCCGACGACGTGCTCGGCCGCGTCTACGAGTACTTCCTCGGGCAGTTCGCCGGCAAGGAGACCGGCAAGGACGCCGGCGCGTTCTACACGCCTCGATCCGTGGTCAAGACGCTCGTTGAGATGCTCGAGCCCTTTCACGGCCGGGTCTACGACCCCGCGTGCGGCTCGGGCGGCATGTTCGTGCAGTCTGCCGAGTTCGTGAAGGCCCACGGTGGTAAGCGCACCGACATTTCCGTCTATGGCCAGGAGTTCACCGACACCACCTGGAAGCTCGCCAAAATGAACCTCGCCCTCCGCGGCATCGAGGCTGATCTTGGCGACCGTTCAGCTGACTCCTTCACACAGGATCTGCACCCGGACCTGCGCGCGGACTTCGTGATTGCCAACCCGCCGTTCAACGTCAGCAACTGGTGGGACGCCAAGCTCCAGGACGACCCGCGCTGGAAGCACGGAACGCCGCCATCGAGCAACGCGAACTTCGCGTGGGTCCAGCACTTCATCCACCACCTCTCGCCGAAGGGCACCGCGGGGTTCGTTCTTGCTAACGGATCGCTGGCCTCAACGTCAGGCGGCGAAGGCGAAATCCGCCGAAGCCTGATCGAGTGTGACTTGGTTGACTGCATCGTCGCCATGCCCGACAAGCTCTTCTTCAACACGGGTATCCCCGTGACACTCTGGTTCGTTTCGAAGGAGCGCGACGGGAACGGTCACCGGAGGCGGACGGGCGAAGTGCTATTCATCGATGCGCGAAAGCTTGGCAAGATGGAGACGCGTCGACTTCGCGTGCTCGACGATGCTGATATCGCCAAGATCTCCGACACGTATCACGCCTGGCGCAATCACGACGGGGGATACGCGGACCTTGCCGGCTTCGCGAAGGCCGCTTCGCTGGAGGAGATTGCGGCACGCAACTTCGTGCTCACGCCTGGTCAATATGTCGGTGTCGAGGAGGCTCTGCTCGACGATGAGCCGATTGACGATAAGGTGAACCGCCTCGTCGGCGAGTTGAAGGACGTCCTCGCAGAGGGCGAACTTCTGGAGGCTGAGATCTGGAAGAACCTTCGGGAGCTTGGCTATGACGTCTAA
- a CDS encoding restriction endonuclease subunit S codes for MAGWPEVSISDIATKVGSGATPRGGAETYLPERVEYALVRSQNVLDRRFDPDGLAYISNEQAQVLRGVFLQPKDVLLNITGDGDTFGRSCMVPDSVLPACVNQHVSIVRVDPAKADPDYVLAYLTHPAVKPYIASFNSGGSRRAVTKGHIESFRLPLPPLESQQVIGRVLAALDAKMETNARLVQVVPDLIRARVLSALASEPVLISVAKLAKFVNGGAYTKGATGTGRMVVRIADLNSGPGSSTVYNDIEVPDDKTARPGDILMSWSGSLGVYRWVLDEAIVNQHIFKVLPTDFPAWLVFDRLDAVIHIFQSVAKDKATTMGHIQRGHLESTEVEVPNPGQLAILGDELGPLWRRLLVAEQENRRLTRLRDALLPALLSGQIRVGVSEHQVSEAIA; via the coding sequence GTGGCCGGCTGGCCCGAGGTATCGATCTCGGACATCGCCACCAAGGTCGGCTCCGGAGCTACGCCGCGTGGCGGAGCTGAGACCTACCTCCCCGAACGCGTCGAGTACGCGCTGGTCCGTAGTCAGAATGTTCTCGATCGCAGGTTCGATCCTGATGGGCTGGCTTACATCAGCAATGAGCAGGCGCAAGTATTGCGCGGAGTGTTTCTTCAACCCAAGGATGTCCTTCTCAACATCACCGGCGACGGTGACACGTTTGGGCGCTCCTGCATGGTCCCGGATTCGGTGCTCCCGGCCTGTGTGAACCAGCATGTCTCGATCGTCCGGGTTGATCCGGCAAAGGCCGATCCCGACTACGTTCTCGCATACCTGACGCACCCAGCGGTGAAGCCGTACATCGCCTCCTTCAACTCCGGTGGTTCCCGCCGCGCAGTCACGAAGGGGCACATCGAGTCATTCCGCTTGCCGCTGCCGCCGCTGGAGTCGCAGCAGGTGATTGGTCGCGTGCTTGCGGCTCTCGATGCGAAGATGGAGACCAACGCACGGCTCGTGCAGGTCGTGCCTGATCTCATCCGTGCCCGTGTGCTGTCTGCGCTGGCATCCGAGCCGGTGCTTATCTCTGTCGCCAAGCTCGCCAAGTTCGTGAACGGCGGTGCCTATACGAAGGGTGCGACGGGAACGGGGCGAATGGTCGTCCGCATCGCCGACCTGAACTCGGGGCCGGGAAGCTCGACCGTCTACAACGACATCGAGGTGCCCGACGACAAGACCGCCCGGCCGGGGGACATCCTTATGTCCTGGTCCGGCTCTCTGGGCGTCTATCGGTGGGTGCTAGATGAAGCCATCGTCAACCAGCACATCTTCAAAGTGCTGCCGACCGACTTTCCGGCGTGGCTCGTCTTCGACCGCCTTGACGCCGTCATTCACATCTTCCAATCCGTGGCGAAGGACAAGGCCACCACGATGGGACACATCCAACGGGGCCACCTCGAATCGACCGAGGTCGAGGTTCCGAACCCCGGCCAGCTCGCGATCCTTGGCGACGAACTTGGCCCGCTCTGGCGGCGGCTGCTTGTAGCTGAGCAGGAGAACCGACGGCTTACCCGGCTGCGCGACGCGCTTCTTCCCGCGCTCCTTTCCGGACAGATCCGGGTCGGCGTCTCCGAGCACCAGGTCAGCGAGGCGATCGCGTGA
- a CDS encoding type I restriction endonuclease subunit R, with product MSAFNESVIEDAALDYLRELGYATDFGPNIAPDGERPERASFQQIYLYDRLRDAGHRLNPDHRDLVDEAIKRLERAESQNAVAENARVHKLLIHGVPVEHRDAGGAVRTVQVRLIDFDNPDNNDWLAVNQFTIVEKKNRRPDVLVFINGIPLGLLELKNPAAEHATLKSAWNQIQTYRTDIPSVFTPNALTVISDGTSAAMSSFSGGFEHYAPWKTIDGREVVSGKPALEVLLKGVFDKTRFLDIVKNFIVFSEESVGLIKRVAKYHQYWAVNAAVESTVEAAGPDGDRRGGVVWHTQGSGKSIEMLLYAAKIMRDARMNNPTLVFLTDRNDLDDQLFAEVFAPAQILPERPVQADSIADLRVLLRRVSGGIIFTTLQKFRPEEGLDSNPVLTDRRNVVVVADEAHRSQYGFVESLDKDGRLKAGLAKHMRDALPGATFLGFTGTPIESNDRSTRAVFGDYIDVYDLTRAVEDGATVKIYYESRLVKVGLSNDDYDALDELVDEITETVEQDEGEKAKTRWARIEAIVGAEERLDLVAADIVEHWEKRREAMLGKAMIVTMSRRIAVRLYEKIVKLRPDWHSDDPAQGKIKVVMTGSAADPPEFQPHLHSKDVRKELKARAKDPEDSLELVIVRDMWLTGFDAPSMHTMYVDKTMQGAGLMQAIARVNRTFRDKPGGLIVDYIGVFSNLQKALVEYSPSDRDQAGVPIDEIVAAMLEKHDIIRGLLHGCAFDSSPDLPAGQRLAEHAKVLDFVMADPDRTKRFLDQVLALAKAYGLAGSRDEAAAIRNDARLFADVRAAIIKIQNPDSGRGGAGGVEIDTAIGQLVNEAVAADEVVDIYKLAGIDTPELSILSDEFLDSLGDRDKPNLQMGLLRRLLGDQIKTVQRTNVVQARKFSELLEEAINRYTNRSLTTAEIIAELVKLAKEMRDQAQRHEQLGLTVAEAAFYDAIVQNDAAVLQMGDDILKKMAHDLVDSIRASATIDWNLKESVRATMRTRVRRLLAKYDYPPDLEEKAIELVLEQAAVFATGVADEDAN from the coding sequence GTGAGCGCCTTCAACGAGTCCGTCATCGAGGACGCAGCGCTCGACTACCTCCGCGAGTTGGGCTATGCCACCGACTTCGGCCCCAACATCGCCCCGGACGGCGAGCGCCCCGAGCGCGCATCGTTCCAGCAGATCTATCTCTATGACCGGCTGCGCGACGCCGGGCACCGACTGAACCCTGACCACCGGGACCTCGTCGACGAGGCGATCAAGCGGCTGGAGCGCGCCGAGTCGCAGAACGCGGTCGCAGAGAACGCCCGCGTCCACAAGCTGCTCATCCACGGCGTGCCGGTAGAGCACCGCGACGCTGGTGGGGCCGTACGCACGGTGCAGGTCCGGCTCATCGACTTCGACAACCCGGACAACAACGACTGGCTGGCGGTCAACCAGTTCACGATCGTCGAGAAGAAGAACCGTCGGCCCGACGTGCTGGTCTTCATCAACGGCATCCCGCTCGGCCTGCTCGAGCTGAAGAACCCCGCCGCTGAACACGCCACACTCAAGAGCGCCTGGAATCAGATCCAGACCTACCGCACCGACATCCCATCGGTCTTCACGCCAAACGCGCTGACCGTGATCTCGGACGGCACCAGCGCAGCCATGAGTTCCTTCTCCGGCGGCTTCGAGCACTACGCCCCCTGGAAGACCATCGACGGACGCGAGGTGGTCTCCGGCAAGCCCGCCCTCGAGGTCCTGCTGAAGGGTGTCTTCGACAAGACCCGCTTCCTCGACATCGTGAAGAACTTCATCGTCTTCAGCGAGGAGTCGGTCGGTCTCATCAAGCGGGTCGCCAAGTACCACCAGTACTGGGCCGTCAACGCTGCGGTCGAATCGACCGTCGAGGCCGCCGGCCCGGATGGCGACCGTCGCGGTGGTGTCGTCTGGCACACCCAGGGCAGTGGCAAGAGCATCGAGATGCTGCTCTACGCGGCCAAGATCATGCGGGACGCCCGCATGAACAACCCGACGCTCGTCTTCCTGACTGACCGCAACGACCTGGACGACCAGCTCTTCGCCGAGGTGTTCGCGCCCGCCCAGATCTTGCCCGAGCGGCCGGTCCAGGCTGACTCGATCGCTGATCTGCGTGTGCTGCTTCGCCGGGTCAGTGGCGGCATCATCTTCACGACTCTGCAGAAGTTCCGCCCCGAGGAGGGGCTGGACAGCAACCCGGTGTTGACCGACCGCCGCAACGTTGTCGTCGTGGCCGATGAGGCCCACCGGTCGCAGTACGGCTTCGTGGAGTCGCTCGACAAGGATGGCCGCTTGAAGGCGGGCCTCGCCAAGCACATGCGCGACGCGCTGCCGGGCGCGACGTTCCTCGGCTTCACTGGCACGCCTATCGAGTCGAACGACAGGTCGACCCGTGCCGTGTTCGGTGACTACATCGACGTCTATGACCTGACCCGCGCGGTCGAGGACGGCGCAACCGTCAAGATCTACTACGAGTCGCGCTTGGTGAAGGTCGGCCTGTCCAACGACGACTACGACGCGCTTGACGAGCTGGTGGATGAGATTACCGAGACGGTCGAGCAGGACGAGGGCGAGAAGGCCAAGACCCGCTGGGCCCGAATCGAGGCCATCGTCGGCGCCGAGGAGCGACTCGACCTGGTCGCTGCCGACATCGTCGAGCACTGGGAGAAGCGCCGCGAGGCGATGCTCGGCAAGGCCATGATCGTCACCATGAGCCGCCGTATCGCGGTGCGGCTCTACGAGAAGATCGTCAAGCTCCGCCCCGACTGGCACAGCGACGATCCAGCGCAGGGCAAGATCAAGGTCGTCATGACCGGCTCGGCCGCGGACCCGCCGGAATTCCAGCCGCACCTGCACTCCAAGGACGTACGCAAGGAGCTCAAGGCCCGCGCGAAGGACCCCGAGGACTCGCTCGAGCTGGTCATCGTCCGCGACATGTGGCTGACCGGCTTCGACGCGCCGTCGATGCACACCATGTACGTCGACAAGACCATGCAGGGCGCCGGCCTGATGCAGGCCATCGCTCGAGTCAACCGCACCTTCCGCGACAAGCCCGGCGGCCTCATCGTCGACTACATCGGCGTCTTCTCCAACCTCCAGAAGGCGCTGGTCGAATACTCGCCAAGCGACCGCGACCAGGCCGGCGTGCCCATCGACGAGATCGTCGCCGCCATGCTGGAGAAGCACGACATCATCCGCGGCTTGCTCCACGGCTGCGCCTTCGACTCCAGCCCCGACCTGCCCGCCGGGCAGCGCCTTGCCGAGCACGCCAAGGTTCTCGACTTCGTCATGGCAGACCCCGACCGCACCAAGCGGTTCCTCGACCAGGTCCTGGCACTCGCCAAGGCATACGGCCTGGCAGGCTCCCGCGACGAGGCCGCTGCCATCCGCAACGACGCCCGGCTCTTCGCCGACGTCCGGGCGGCGATCATCAAGATCCAGAACCCGGACTCCGGCCGTGGCGGTGCCGGGGGAGTGGAGATCGACACGGCGATCGGGCAGCTCGTCAACGAAGCAGTCGCAGCCGACGAGGTCGTCGACATCTACAAGCTCGCCGGCATCGACACCCCCGAACTGTCGATCCTCAGCGACGAGTTCCTCGACTCGCTCGGCGATCGTGACAAGCCCAACCTGCAGATGGGACTGCTGCGCCGCCTGCTCGGCGACCAGATCAAGACCGTGCAGCGCACCAACGTTGTCCAGGCTCGCAAGTTCTCCGAGCTGCTCGAAGAGGCAATCAACCGCTACACCAACCGCAGCCTGACCACGGCCGAGATCATCGCCGAGCTGGTCAAGCTCGCCAAAGAGATGCGCGACCAGGCTCAACGCCATGAGCAGCTGGGACTCACCGTCGCGGAGGCCGCGTTCTACGACGCCATCGTTCAGAACGACGCCGCGGTGCTCCAGATGGGCGACGACATCCTGAAGAAGATGGCCCACGACCTGGTCGACTCCATCCGGGCCAGCGCCACGATCGACTGGAACCTCAAAGAGTCCGTCAGGGCAACGATGCGCACCCGCGTCCGGCGTCTGCTGGCCAAGTACGACTACCCGCCCGACCTTGAAGAGAAGGCCATCGAACTCGTCCTGGAGCAGGCCGCCGTGTTCGCCACCGGTGTCGCCGACGAGGACGCCAACTGA
- a CDS encoding HsdM family class I SAM-dependent methyltransferase produces MSTQSIRDTLVRAGYEFVQVEPRIPDAKASWNPDLVAWAADARGTLVPWLVVETKKQHAAVHPEAGLPALARARDLLGTVDHYVVVNDTEWFRADPGIQRLERVDGPVPPPNGGEGEITDVDLASSLISEALWKTTSRSRDRREPLVDYAFASDVSFDLGGLRTATGARLPVKRDVLWQARRRSIVDFERRGREAGIYTSPKAIAQAVARLAGTRLTWDLLDPFCGAGSFLWEAIDYAQEHRTGLNTVLGYDINVRTAEVARSIGNAAPVPVEIVAADALSADLPLSTCVVSAPPFGLRILEHHELLDGSTTRDGDLVILDRIVRLLGSGGRAVLHLPVGVTFRSTGEQYRRFLASRFRIAAILGLPYGAVAGTGIRTVLMVIEDAPSTDTFVAQLGEDWESQLAPGGAALEAALAHIDGHRP; encoded by the coding sequence ATGAGCACCCAATCCATTCGAGACACCCTGGTCAGAGCCGGCTATGAGTTCGTTCAGGTCGAGCCACGCATCCCCGACGCCAAGGCGAGCTGGAATCCCGACCTTGTCGCATGGGCCGCCGACGCACGCGGCACGCTCGTGCCATGGCTCGTTGTCGAGACGAAGAAGCAGCACGCCGCGGTCCACCCCGAGGCGGGACTGCCCGCGCTCGCTCGGGCCCGTGACCTGCTCGGCACTGTGGATCACTACGTCGTCGTCAACGACACCGAGTGGTTCCGGGCCGACCCCGGCATCCAACGGTTGGAACGAGTCGACGGCCCCGTCCCGCCCCCCAACGGCGGCGAAGGCGAAATCACTGATGTGGATCTCGCCAGCTCCTTGATCAGCGAAGCCCTGTGGAAGACCACGTCGCGGTCGAGGGATCGACGGGAGCCTTTAGTCGACTACGCCTTCGCATCGGACGTCAGTTTCGACCTCGGTGGCCTGCGCACGGCAACCGGCGCCCGACTTCCGGTCAAGCGCGACGTGCTCTGGCAGGCCCGTCGACGCTCCATCGTCGACTTCGAGCGCCGGGGCAGGGAAGCCGGGATCTACACCAGCCCGAAGGCGATCGCCCAAGCGGTCGCGCGCCTGGCGGGAACGCGCCTTACCTGGGACCTGCTCGATCCGTTCTGCGGCGCGGGTTCGTTCCTCTGGGAGGCCATCGACTACGCCCAGGAGCATCGCACCGGACTCAACACCGTTCTCGGGTACGACATCAACGTGCGCACCGCGGAGGTCGCGCGCTCGATCGGGAACGCGGCGCCCGTGCCGGTAGAGATTGTCGCGGCGGACGCCCTGTCGGCCGACCTCCCGCTCTCCACGTGCGTGGTGTCAGCACCGCCGTTCGGGCTGAGGATTCTGGAGCATCACGAACTCCTTGACGGCTCGACCACCCGCGACGGCGACCTAGTGATCCTGGATCGCATCGTCCGCTTGCTCGGTAGCGGCGGCAGGGCCGTGCTGCACCTGCCCGTCGGGGTCACCTTCAGATCTACCGGCGAGCAGTACCGCCGCTTCCTAGCGTCACGGTTCCGGATCGCAGCCATCCTCGGCCTCCCGTATGGTGCCGTCGCTGGGACGGGGATTCGAACTGTCCTGATGGTGATTGAAGACGCACCGTCAACGGACACCTTTGTCGCGCAACTTGGAGAGGACTGGGAATCGCAGCTTGCCCCTGGTGGTGCTGCGCTGGAAGCCGCACTGGCCCACATCGACGGGCACCGGCCGTGA
- a CDS encoding serine/threonine protein kinase: protein MTTEDFGSQRFQRALASTDATLLAEPLQLGSFYCHAAIKRGGQGTVYLGTGDNQARSRVCVIKTFNDSDPDTLDRAERSIRIQLRLLDKATDYPATLFSRDDQIRPSPWVPDILAWDLDGSLPWVAQDFRGPSLTRALSNGVADRSGRSHRNQRTGKDVRTWLLSQVVDAVEFAHMHDVIHRDLKPDNILVERVEASHLMVESVALCDFDLSRSREHTTLTPSAVGMGTFGYAAPEQFWGNARDVTTAADVYSLAMVAVRVFTGLEPSDAMVGPGLMHLRLDPSAAGQLGSKREWVESALSFNPTDRPSLKELHPKLYGPEADR, encoded by the coding sequence GTGACGACGGAAGACTTCGGAAGCCAGCGCTTCCAACGCGCCCTGGCGTCGACTGATGCGACGTTGCTCGCCGAGCCCCTCCAACTCGGCTCCTTCTACTGCCACGCGGCCATCAAGCGAGGTGGGCAAGGAACGGTCTACCTGGGCACGGGAGATAACCAGGCTCGCTCTCGGGTGTGCGTCATCAAGACCTTCAACGACTCGGACCCCGACACGCTGGACCGCGCCGAGCGGAGCATCCGGATTCAGCTGCGGTTGTTGGACAAAGCCACTGACTACCCGGCCACCTTGTTCTCCCGGGACGACCAGATTCGGCCGTCTCCGTGGGTGCCGGACATTCTTGCGTGGGACCTGGACGGCTCCCTGCCGTGGGTGGCGCAGGACTTCCGTGGCCCCAGCCTGACGCGAGCGCTCAGCAACGGCGTGGCCGACCGCAGTGGTCGCAGCCATAGGAATCAGCGCACGGGCAAGGACGTCCGGACGTGGCTCCTCTCCCAGGTCGTGGATGCTGTCGAGTTCGCTCACATGCACGACGTCATCCACCGTGACCTCAAGCCGGACAACATTCTCGTCGAGCGAGTCGAGGCCAGCCATCTCATGGTCGAGAGCGTCGCCCTCTGTGACTTCGACCTTTCGAGGAGTCGCGAGCACACGACCTTGACGCCCTCCGCCGTCGGAATGGGGACCTTCGGCTACGCAGCGCCCGAACAGTTCTGGGGCAATGCGCGCGACGTGACCACTGCCGCCGACGTCTACTCGCTCGCCATGGTGGCCGTCCGCGTATTCACCGGCCTGGAGCCGTCGGATGCAATGGTGGGACCGGGCCTGATGCATCTGCGGCTCGATCCTTCTGCCGCGGGCCAGCTCGGCAGCAAGCGCGAATGGGTGGAGAGCGCGCTGTCCTTCAACCCAACTGACCGGCCGTCGCTCAAGGAGCTTCACCCAAAGCTCTACGGGCCGGAGGCTGACCGATAG
- a CDS encoding DEAD/DEAH box helicase, with translation MAINFGALNQSRAADALIDPRDIFNALPTKPPGMNFLRGPQDQVLEKWFARRSQRDVVVKLNTGGGKTVVGLLIAKSSLAEGKGPVAYLVPDKYLVDQVIAEAGRLGIPVVNDPKVFAYSQGSAILVDTFQKLFNGKSVFGVSGSAGRSPSARRPHTLIIDDAHACLNKAEQAFRLAIPSTHDVYDKLLALFAPTLEDQSPAGFVALEAKSSSGVQQVPYWSWVEKQREVLSTLQGLAGEDDFQFSWPLVADALPISRAVFTSDALEIEAPCLPSDIVTGFGQAERRIYLTATLADDGILVSHLGAEPAAVADPITPASAGDIGDRLILVPQQTHPTAADDEIRDLIVELAATRNVVVIVPSLRRAAYWLPYAKFVLDKDTLTWGVDQLRQNASLGLVVLINRYDGVDLPGDACHVLVVDGLPEAMSGTERVDQAQLAGSELLVARQVQRLEQGMGRATRSNDDHCVVFLLGNRLAERLHGTGARDCFSPATRAQLELSEQVAAQLEGTGLDALKEAALQCLNRDPDWLAISRATLAPLRYGQANVSELSVASREAFEHAVAGDFNDALAAMQRAIDAADGPAEKGYVLQQCAAYEHHVNPARAQQTQKSANRKNRSVLRPMDGVDYEKLSAPTLEQGAAAAASLQQRYASGNELLLGVNALLGDLAWGVRAEAFEQAWHELADHLGFAGQRPERDTGRGPDNLWALTDGSFHVIEAKNEVKESHPVYKKHAEQLSNAMDWFRQTYGAKATATPVLVHARAMFDKKAAVPTGCRVITKEKLDYLRDAIHAYATALADADTFRGAAGVGRLLATLGLTANDFTDKFTSSALRDS, from the coding sequence ATGGCCATCAACTTCGGAGCGTTGAACCAGTCGCGCGCTGCCGATGCACTCATCGACCCGCGCGACATCTTCAACGCGCTTCCTACCAAGCCGCCCGGAATGAACTTCCTCCGCGGCCCACAAGACCAGGTCCTGGAGAAGTGGTTCGCTCGGAGGTCCCAGCGCGACGTCGTGGTCAAGCTCAATACCGGCGGCGGCAAGACCGTCGTCGGCCTCCTGATCGCCAAGAGTTCATTGGCTGAGGGCAAGGGCCCCGTCGCCTACCTGGTTCCTGACAAGTATCTCGTGGACCAGGTCATCGCCGAGGCTGGCAGGCTCGGTATCCCCGTGGTGAACGACCCCAAAGTCTTCGCCTACTCCCAGGGGTCGGCCATCCTCGTCGACACCTTCCAGAAACTGTTTAACGGCAAGTCCGTCTTCGGCGTCAGCGGGAGTGCCGGACGATCGCCCTCAGCTCGCCGCCCGCATACCCTCATAATCGATGACGCCCACGCTTGCCTGAACAAGGCCGAGCAGGCCTTCCGACTCGCCATCCCGAGCACGCATGACGTCTACGACAAGCTGCTGGCACTGTTCGCGCCGACCCTCGAAGATCAATCGCCAGCGGGATTCGTCGCGCTGGAGGCAAAGTCGAGCAGCGGCGTCCAGCAGGTCCCTTATTGGTCATGGGTCGAGAAGCAACGAGAGGTCCTCTCCACACTGCAGGGCCTGGCGGGCGAGGACGACTTCCAGTTCTCATGGCCACTCGTGGCCGATGCTCTGCCGATCTCCCGCGCGGTCTTCACTTCCGACGCCCTGGAGATCGAAGCGCCGTGCCTGCCTTCCGACATCGTGACCGGGTTCGGCCAGGCCGAGCGCCGCATCTATCTGACGGCAACACTCGCCGACGACGGCATCTTGGTCAGCCACCTGGGCGCTGAGCCAGCCGCGGTGGCCGATCCGATCACGCCCGCCAGCGCCGGCGATATCGGTGACCGTCTGATCCTGGTTCCGCAGCAGACCCACCCAACGGCAGCCGACGATGAGATCCGGGATCTCATCGTCGAACTGGCCGCTACTCGCAACGTTGTCGTCATCGTGCCGAGCCTTCGTCGAGCGGCGTACTGGCTGCCCTATGCCAAGTTCGTACTCGACAAGGACACGCTGACGTGGGGCGTCGACCAGCTGCGCCAGAATGCAAGCCTTGGTCTGGTCGTGCTCATCAATCGGTACGACGGTGTGGATCTGCCCGGCGACGCCTGCCACGTTCTCGTGGTCGACGGCCTTCCCGAGGCCATGTCAGGAACCGAACGAGTCGACCAGGCGCAACTGGCAGGCTCCGAGCTACTGGTGGCGCGACAGGTGCAACGTCTCGAACAGGGCATGGGCCGCGCGACCCGCTCCAACGACGACCACTGTGTCGTCTTCCTGCTCGGCAACCGGCTGGCTGAGCGCCTGCACGGCACCGGAGCTCGCGACTGCTTCTCCCCCGCCACCCGCGCCCAGCTCGAGCTGTCCGAACAGGTCGCAGCGCAGCTGGAAGGTACCGGCCTGGATGCACTGAAGGAGGCTGCCCTCCAATGCCTCAACCGTGATCCGGACTGGCTAGCGATCAGCCGCGCCACCCTCGCGCCCCTGCGATACGGCCAGGCCAACGTCAGTGAGCTGTCAGTGGCCAGCCGCGAAGCGTTCGAGCACGCCGTAGCTGGCGATTTCAATGACGCGCTAGCAGCGATGCAGCGAGCGATCGACGCCGCGGACGGCCCGGCCGAGAAGGGCTACGTCCTGCAGCAGTGCGCGGCATATGAGCATCATGTCAACCCCGCTCGGGCACAGCAGACCCAGAAGTCGGCCAACCGTAAGAACCGCAGCGTCCTGCGCCCCATGGACGGCGTTGACTACGAGAAGCTGTCGGCACCAACACTCGAGCAAGGTGCGGCCGCGGCAGCTAGCCTGCAGCAGCGCTACGCCTCCGGGAACGAGTTGCTGCTCGGCGTCAATGCGCTGCTGGGTGACCTTGCGTGGGGCGTACGCGCCGAGGCGTTCGAGCAGGCATGGCACGAGCTGGCCGATCACCTCGGCTTCGCTGGTCAGCGTCCCGAGCGAGACACCGGGCGTGGACCTGACAACCTATGGGCGCTGACTGACGGGTCGTTCCACGTCATCGAGGCCAAGAACGAGGTCAAGGAGTCGCACCCGGTCTACAAGAAGCACGCCGAGCAGCTGTCCAATGCGATGGACTGGTTCCGGCAGACATACGGAGCGAAAGCCACCGCGACACCGGTACTGGTGCACGCTCGCGCGATGTTTGACAAGAAGGCTGCTGTCCCGACCGGCTGCCGCGTCATCACCAAGGAGAAGCTGGACTACCTCCGCGACGCTATCCATGCCTACGCGACCGCCCTCGCCGATGCCGATACCTTCCGGGGCGCAGCTGGCGTCGGACGGTTGCTTGCCACGCTCGGACTCACGGCCAACGACTTCACCGACAAGTTCACCTCGTCGGCGCTGCGCGATTCGTGA